The following proteins are encoded in a genomic region of Magallana gigas chromosome 1, xbMagGiga1.1, whole genome shotgun sequence:
- the LOC105320968 gene encoding carboxypeptidase A2-like: protein MATVAAPILLSVLLIGAVYANPENSQARKSFKGYEVLSVRAENEMQIEYLNLLQQGPEIDFFQIPSLVQRTDILVPPTKLKEIKKSLRKMRMPYEVINQDIETTIERERQQIRGKAANDIWTNYLMWENFELWLQERSQSYSNMIQLKSIGKSREGKDIWQVKVAANVNDAKKPAMYVECLAHAREWITGSVCLGSIDILTTNYGKSGSLGDQATLMLNKFDWYFIPMMNPDGYNFTKVNRLWRKNRKSNVVSSCPGVDLNRNFAADWGGAGSSSNWCSDTYRGDSANSEPEAQAVIAAVAEAGDVRSYLSIHSYSQLLLVPHAYAAIKAPDYNELKNVGDIAMLALRQVNGVNFQVGHGPEILYAASGGAFDYFKLNGVKYSYVYELRPSSGSGTDGFILPASQIDPSIWETFASFFSFADQIPA, encoded by the exons ATGGCGACAGTCGCGGCTCCAATACTTCTCTCCGTCCTCTTGATCGGGGCAGTGTACGCCAATCCAGAAAACTCGCAGGCACGGAAGTCTTTTAAGGG TTATGAAGTCCTTTCTGTGCGGGCTGAGAATGAGATGCAGATAGAGTACCTAAATTTGCTGCAGCAAGGACCGGAG atTGATTTTTTCCAAATCCCCTCCCTGGTACAAAGAACTGATATATTGGTTCCTCCCACTAAGTTAAAGGAGATCAAAAAGTCGCTCAGAAAGATGAGGATGCCCTATGAGGTCATCAATCAGGACATTGAGAC AACCATTGAAAGAGAGCGCCAACAAATAAGAGGAAAAGCCGCAAACGACATATGGACCAATTATCTCATGTGGGAGAAT tttgaaCTTTGGCTACAAGAAAGAAGTCAAAGCTactcaaatatgatacagttaAAAAGCATTGGGAAATCCCGGGAGGGCAAAGACATCTGGCAGGTCAAG GTTGCTGCCAACGTGAACGATGCCAAGAAGCCGGCCATGTACGTGGAGTGTCTGGCCCACGCCCGAGAATGGATCACGGGGTCGGTGTGTCTCGGCTCCATCGACATC TTGACGACTAACTACGGAAAGAGCGGTTCTCTGGGAGATCAGGCCACGCTAATGCTGAACAAGTTTGACTGGTACTTTATCCCTATGATGAATCCTGACGGATACAACTTCACCAAAGTTAAC CGACTTTGGCGAAAAAACAGAAAGTCGAATGTCGTCTCGAGCTGTCCGGGTGTGGATCTCAACAGGAACTTTGCAGCCGACTGGGGCG GAGCGGGATCTTCGAGCAACTGGTGCTCCGACACATACCGAGGAGACAGCGCGAATTCCGAACCTGAGGCGCAGGCTGTGATCGCCGCCGTGGCGGAGGCTGGTGACGTCAGATCCTACCTGTCCATCCACTCCTACTCCCAGCTCCTACTGGTGCCGCACGCCTACGCCGCTATAAAGGCCCCGGATTACAATGAACTG aaaaatgtCGGCGATATTGCAATGCTAGCATTGAGACAGGTCAACGGGGTCAATTTTCAAGTCGGCCACGGTCCAGAAATTCTCt ATGCCGCATCTGGAGGTGCCTTTGACTACTTCAAGTTGAACGGTGTCAAATATAGTTACGTGTACGAGTTACGTCCCTCCAGTGGTTCCGGAACTGACGGATTCATACTTCCGGCCTCACAGATAGACCCCAGCATCTGGGAGACGTTTGCCTCGTTTTTCAGTTTTGCCGATCAAATACCCGCGTAA